The DNA sequence AAACAGGTTGCCCTTTCCTTTGACTTTGCAGGGCGTTTTTATTCCCGCTCTCATTTATAATATCATCAAAATATAGGTTCTGACCAGCTACAAAAATTCTCGAAGTAAGCGAGGTGTTGTGCCCCATTACGATTAAAATCCTCTTATCTTTTGTTATATTTTTTAGTTTTTTTAGTTCGCCATCAATCTCTTCTACAATCTTTATTGCCACATCTTCTCTCTCTAATGTTTTGCCAATTTCTAAAATCGAGCCTCTTATGTTTGAGAGAGTATCTATGCGAACAATTTTGCTCTTAATATCGAGTCGTTTTAATTTTTCTCCAAGTTTATAGTTGTTCTCCTGCATAATTACCAAAGTTGGTTCCAGTGCCACTATTTTTTCCAAAGATGGCTCAAAATAGCCGCCAACTTTGGTGATATTGAGAGCCTCTTTTGGGTGTAGCGAGTGGGTTGTGTTGCCGACAATTTTATCTCCCTCACCAAGAGCAAAGATTATCTCATTTACCGATGGCGAGAGGGCAATTATTCTCTCGCTTGCAAAGATGTTCAGAGCCAAAGAGAGCAGTAAAAAGAGTTTTATCATTAAAATTGAGCCTTAATCCCTGCGTATGCACTCAGAGGAGCAGTCGCGTAACCATCCAATACTTGGTAATATTTGTCAAACAGGTTCTCTATTTTAGCATATATAGAGATGTTTTTATTGAGGCTATAGTTCGTCACAAGGTTTACAACAGTGTACTTTCCAGTCCGTGTGCCGCTTTCGTTATCGTTTGAGTATCGCTCACCGATATACTCGCCGTTTATTCCTATATGCAGATTTTTTACACCATAATAATCTAATGCAAGATTAATAGTATTTTTCGGTCTTCTGCTGAGCACTTCATCATCGCTGTTTTTGGCATCGAGCCAAGTATAGTTTGATGTAAGTGAGACATCTTCGCCAAGTTTAGTATTATACTCTATTTCAAAACCTTGGATTTTGGTCTCTCCTGTAGCATTAAAATATTTCCAGGTATTTAAATCAAAATCAATCATATCTTTTGTTGTTGAGTTAAAATAGGTAACTTTGAACTCCTTATATCCAACACTCAAATCATAACTCATCGTATTTTCAGGCGTCAGGTTTTCGTTTCCGTAAGTCGGATCATAAAGATTATATATTGTGGGTACATTGTAAGACGAACCTATGTTTGCACTTGTTATTAACCCCTCAACACTCTTGCAAAAATGTTTTACGCCGAGCTTGCCTGTTGTCTTGTCATCAAATTTGTCATAATCGTCAAAGCGTATAGATTCACTGACAACTGTTTTTGAGCCTAAAAGGGTGAACTCATTGGAGTTTGTAAGAAAAACAGCCTTGTTGTTATACTTTTTTTGTAAGTCGTTCTTATGCTCAAATGTTTTGTAATCAAGACCAAAGACGACAAAGTCGTCATCATTGTAGGGCGTGTTAGACTTTATGCCGTATTCCTGAATCTCTCCGTCAAACTTTTTTGTCCAACCTTGGGGATAGTCTCTGTTGAAAATTGAAAGTTTTGCATAAACATCAAGCTCGGTGAAACTGTTTTTGTGGTTGAAATTGACTTGGCTGAAACTGTCCTCCGTGATTGAATCTTCAATGCCGTTGGGAGTTGCAAAAGGGTCGGATTCAGTCTTGGAGTATATTATTGTGTGCGACATGTCAATTTTGTTATTTTCGTCAAAATTAAACCCAAGCTTTATGTTTGAAGTCGTGTTTTTGTAACCGTCATCTTCGTACATGTCAATGTTGTCGCCATTTGGAGATTGTGCTGTGAATCCATCTGTATCTACTTGTTGTAGACCTGCTTTGATGTAGTATCTATCTTCTTTATAAGATGCTAGTAAACCATATTTTTTTGTATTAAAACTTCCAAATTCAGCGTTGATAGAACCGTGCAAGCCTGTTTTTGCACTTTTTGTGATTATGTTGATGACACCTGCCGTTGCATCAGCTCCCCAGATACCGGACTGCGCGCCTTTTATGATCTCTATTTGTTCGATATCTCCTATCATCAAATCTCCAAAAGGAGCACCGTTTAAACCGGTTATATCATTGTATCTGATACCGTCTATTAGAACTAGGGTTCTTTTTGAATCAAGACCTCTTAGGTAAACAGCGGATGTTGTTCCAAGACCGCCGTTGCTTGTAAAGTTAATGCCTGAGATGCTGTTTAGCGCCTCCGTTACAGTTGTGTAGTGCTTTTCTTCAATCTCTTTGCTTGTGATTACATTTACGTTTGATGTGACGTCTTCGATTGACTGCGCTGTTTTTGTCGCACTTGTTACTGTGATTTGTTCTAGCTCAATTTCCTGAGCAACTAATATGGTTGAAGCCAGTAGTGATAAAAGTATCTTTTTTTTCATTTTTTTCCCATAATTTATTTTTTTTGTAAGCTAAAAGTGAAAATATGGCGGAGATATAGCGTTGTTTAGGGTTTTAAAGTAGTTGAAAAAGTAGTTTTGATTTGGGTGTAGCAGAAGTGATTTGCGTGTTTTTTTTAAATAGTAACAGTTGCAATGGCAAGGCTTCGCAGAGAGTTCAAGAAGGCAGAGCGTGGCGGCGAGCTCCTCTTCCTCTAACTCCGCTTCAAGCTCATCGCTTGAGAACTGCAGCATATGGAAATTCTGTACACGTGAAGTGGTAGCATTTAGTGTTACTTGATTTACGGTTGCAGTGATCGCTCTTAGCGTAAAGTAGTTTTTGCCGAAGCCTTTTGGAAGTTTCACAAATCTCTCACATCTCTATTTTTCGCAATTATAGCAGGATAAATCTGAAAGAAATTTTCGATGCCATTGCATTTCTTAGACAATCTTGTATAATATTGTCTCTAAAATGTTCTAAATTAAGGATGCATAAAGTGCAAAACAACCATTTGAGATGTCGTAAAAATGCATTTCAGATCTCTTTTATATATTTTATTTCTGCACTGCTTTGGATAGTTATATCGGACTATGCTGTGGGACTTGTAATTGAAAATTCGGATAAAATTGTATTGGTAGAGATATATAAAGGGATCTTTTTTGTTTCGGCAACAACAATAATCTTGTACTTTTTGACCTACAGATTTTTTCGCACCATGCAGTCCCAGTACGACGCAAATTTAGAACATATTGCAAAACACAAAAAAGCTAAAGAGAGTTTAATAGACTCTAAAAGCGAACTCTCTAAGTATGATACTCTATTAAATACCATAGTAAACAGCTCTCCAGATGCCATATACGCAAAAGATCTTGATGGAAAATATATTCTTTTTAACGAAGCCGCTGCAAAGATGGTGCATGCTGATGTTCAAGACGTACTCGGAAAGAGCGACGAAGAGATATTTGATGTAGAAGATGCAATAAAAGTTAAGATAGCAGACAGAGCTACTATGAGGAGCGCTGAAATATCCACGACAGAGCACACGCTTACGATGAAAGACGGCTCTTTAAAGACAGTTTTGGCGACCAAAGGGGCTTTAGTAGATGAGAAAAACAATATATTTGGAATTTTTGGAATATCAAGAGATATAACAAACCAAAAAGAGCATGAACACTTTTTAGAGGAGTCAAGAGAGAAGTTTTATAATCTCTCTCATATAGACAAGGTCACAAAACTGCCAAACAGGCTCCATATCAGTGAAGTTCTAGTTGAGAAGTGCTCTCAAAAAGTTCCATTCTGTCTTATTCTTCTCGACCTTGACGAGTTTAAAATAGTAAATGACTCATACGGTCACCGTTTCGGGGATAAACTGCTTTATGAAATATCCAAAGTGCTTGTAGAGGTCTTTGATTCTAGCGCTTTTATAGCACGTATGGGCGGAGATGAATTCGCAATAGCTCTAAACCAAAGCGATAAAAAAGAGATAGAAGCTCTGATGCAGAAACTGCACCACAAATTTGACAGCCCTTTTACGATAGATATGATAGATATTTATATCACTGCAAGTTCGGGAATCTCCATATACCCTGATGATGTAAAGAGCATGGAGGAGATGTATCAGGCAGCCGATACGGCAATGTACAACGCTAAAAGATTGGGCAAAAACAGTTTTAGTTTTTATAGCTCAAAATTAAAAAAAGAAGCGGTAGAGTATACGCAGATGGTGACAAGCCTGAAGCAGGCTATTAAAAACAGTGAGCTTGAGCTCTATTTTCAGCCTCAAAATGAAGCAGAGAGCGGAAAGATCGTCGGCGTTGAGGCACTTCTGAGATGGAAGCACAAAGATAAGATGATCTCGCCTGATGTCTTTATACCGCTAGCAGAGAGAAGCGGACTGATAGTCGAGATCGGGGATTTTGTACTAAGAAGCGCTTTTAAAACTGTGAAAAAGTGGCATGAGATGGGAATACTTTGGGGAAGGGTGGCTATAAATATGTCGGCACGCCAACTTACTCATCTTAACCTTATAAATACACTCAAAAATATGCTTAAAGAGAGCGGATGCGAAGCATCTTGGATAGAACTTGAGATCACCGAGAGCTCCGTTTTGGAAAATCCGGAACTAGTTATAAGTCTGCTAGAAGAGTTACGAGGAATAGGATTTTACATCTCGATGGATGATTTTGGTACAGGCTACTCCTCGCTCTCATATCTAAAAAATCTACCAATAAACAAACTGAAAATCGACAGATCTTTTATTATGAACATAAGAGATGAGCCTAAAAATCAGATAATCGTAAAGACGGTTATATTTTTGGCAAAAGAGCTCGGCATACATATACTCGCAGAGGGTGTGGAGACTGAGGAGGAGCGCAGCTTTTTGCTGCTTAACAAAATAGACTCCATCCAAGGTTACTACTACGCAAAACCGATGCCGATGAAAGATATGGAGAAATTGTTGCAAGAATAGTTGTTATAAGTGTGATAAAATCTTGTTATGAAACTTTCACACTTAAAACAGATAACCCAGTACTTAAAAAAATTCTCTAAGATCTCCGCTATTTACAGAGTTAGTGACACCATTATAAAAGTAGTTTTCGACAGAGACGACGAACTATACTTTGAGATGCAGCGCTCAAACTCCAGAATATTCAAATGCGCATCTTATGCCCGCTCAAAAGTCTACAACGCTCCTTTTGACGTACTTCTATCAAAACGCTTTAACCGTGCCAATATAATAAACGTCGAGCTTTACGGCGGCGATAAGATAGTCAGGTTTAAAACCTCTGTAGCTTCTGCTTACAAAGAGGAGATGACATATCTGCAGTTTGAATTTACGGGAAAATATACAAACGTTATTATCCTTGATGAGAACGAAACAGTTCTAGAGGCACTCCGCCATGTTGATCTCTTCTCTTCGTTTCGCGAGGTAAGAGTAGGACAGAAGCTCTTAGATGTTCCACAAGCTCCATTTGAGGCAAAAGAGTACCCAATAGACGATGTTGAGCAGTTTTTATATGATGAGTACGCAAAAGAGATGGATGACAGACTCTCATCTTTAAAGAAACAAAAGCTCTCGCTTCTAAATAAAAAACTAAAGAAGCTAGAGAAACTTTACGAAAAGCTTGACGATGAGGAGCTGCTTAAAGAGGAGGCGGGGAAGCTTAGCCACTTCGGAAATCTGCTGTTGGCAAATATGCACAACATTAAGCCCTACCAGAGAGTTATAGAGCTGGATGATTATGATGGGCAAAAGGTCAAGATCGAGCTTCATAAAGAGTTCTCTTCCGTTGCAAGAATGGCTGATTCCCTCTTTACAAGAAGTAAAAAAGCGAAGCAGAGAGCCTCTCATCTGCATATTGAAAGAGAGTCTCTGCTCTCAAAAATAGAGCATATAAAGCTCTTCATCCATACGGTGCAAGAGGCAAAAGATGTTGCAAAAATCCAGCTTCTCTTTCCAAAGAACGTTCAGGCTAAAAAGGTCAAGACAAACGAGGCAATTGAGACTTTTTGGATAGAGGGTTACAAAGTGAGTCTTGGAAAGAGTGAGAAGGGAAATATTGAACTGCTTCAAAAGGCACGCGCCAAGGATATCTGGCTTCATATGAAAGAGCGCCCATCAGCCCATGCCATAATCACGACAGATAAACAAAACGTACCGATGTCGGTCATCGAGAGCGCGGCAAGACTCTGTGTAGATTTTACGATGTTTCAAAAAGACAGGTATTTGGTCGATTATACCCCACGAAGAGAAGTAACCATTCAAAACGGTGCAAATGTGTTGTATAATAAGTACAAAACCATAGAGGTAGATACTCGCTAAAGTAGGTAGGTTCTGACACGAAAGTGTCAAGCTTCAGTGCCCAACAAAGTAAAATTAAGGAGGGTTGTTATGGCTATAGGATTAGTCGGCAATGCAATATATGTAAATCAGCAGACCGCATCTGCTACAGCTTTGCAAAATGCTCATAACAACCGTGTAGAGTTTCAAAATATGATAGCTCAGGCGGCGGCGCAGGAGAAAGAGAAAGAGGTTCTTGAAGTTCGTCCTGCAGAGGAAGTTCATGAAATAGATCCTGACCGTGAGCATGAAAAAAATGAGGCGGATCAGGAGAGTGCAAGAAACAAGAAACGCCAAAAGCCTGAGGAAGAGGAAAAAGAGAGCTCCCCGCCTCTGCATATACTAGATATTAAAGTCTGATTTGATATAATTACTAATGTTACGCACTAAAACGAACGCGTCCGTTTTAGTGGCAGGGACAGATGTCCCTTGCAACCCCCTAAAGCTACGAAAAACAAGTTTTTCGAGAGTTATAATATTTTTGCAGGATTTTTTATGAGTATATTTACGGCTTCCAAAGATAGAGTGACTACAGGCTTGGCACTTGTCGCAGGAGTGCTTGTCATAGGTTTTATAGATAGTTTTTTTCTTATGTGGCTCTTTCTTGGAGCGGTATATCTTCTAGCCTTCAAAGAGGCGATGAACCTTTTTGAAATAAACAACAGCGATCTTATCTACTACGCCGTTGGAATATGGCTTCTCGCAGCGATCTACCCTTACGGTGATGACCTGTTTGTCTTGGCCGGTGTCGCTTACGCAAGTGCAGTTGCATACAACAGAGAGCTCACTTGGAAAAATTTCCTCCCATTTATCTACCCGACAGCAGGAATGCTTTTTATACTGACTATGTATATGGAGTATGGAGTTCTATCACTTCTGTGGCTCTTGGTGGTCGTTGCTATGACTGATGTCGGAGCTTATGCGGTCGGCAAAAGCATTGGCAAGACCCCTTTTAGCCCGACATCTCCTAACAAAACTATGGAGGGAGTTGTAGGCGGTGTCGTTGTGGCAACAACGGCGGGTATGTTTGTCGGTCTTGGCGTAGTCGATCTGGGAACCTCTTTTATCATCTCTTTTATGGTGGCTGTTGGCTCCATTTTCGGCGATCTCTTTGAGAGTTCACTCAAGCGCAGTGCAGGTGTAAAGGACAGCGGAAACATCCTACCAGGTCATGGCGGAATGCTTGATCGCATAGACGGCTACCTTTTTGGAGCTATCGTTATGCTCGTACTTCTTCGCGGACTTGTTTAATTGATACTACTAGGCTCCACAGGCTCGATCGGCGTAAACACTTTAGAGGTGGCAAAAAAGTTCTCAATAGAGGTTGAGGTACTCGTCGCGGGCAATAATATCTCTCTTTTAAACACCCAGATAAAAGAGCACAATCCAAAAACAGTCGTTATTGCAAACAGAGATGATCTGCATAAAGTAGAGCATAAAAACGTTTTCTGTGGAGAAGAGGCGATTTTAAGAGCGATAGAGGAGTCAAGCAGTGAGCTTGTAGTAAATGCGCTTGTCGGCTTTTTAGGACTTCGCCCCACACTTACAGCGCTTAAATGCAACAAAAGAGTCGCTCTTGCAAATAAAGAATCACTCGTTGCGTGCGGAGCATTTATAGACACTTCAAAGATTCAGCCCATAGACAGCGAACATTTCGGTCTTTGGTACCTGATGCAAGAGCGTCCTGTTGATAAGATGATTATCACGGCAAGCGGCGGAGCATTTCGCGACTGGGAGATAGAGAGGCTTAAAAATGCAACTTTGGCAGACACTCAAAAACACCCAAACTGGTCGATGGGGCAAAAGATAACCATAGACAGTGCGACCATGATGAACAAGATGTTTGAACTCTTAGAGGCAAGATGGCTATTTGGTGAGGGCAGATACGACGCTATTATAGAGACAAAATCGCTCATCCACGCGCTAATCGACTTTAAAGACGGCTCAACAACTGCACACTTCGCCAATGCAAATATGCAGCTCCCGATCGCTTTTGCACTAAATACCACGATGCAGGAGAATATCCTCCCGCATGTAGACCTGCTAAAAGTGGGCTCTTTGGAGTTTCGTGAGATAACCACGGACAGATACCCTCTATGGCAGATAAAAGATGAACTGCTTAAAAATCCTGCAAGAGGCGTTGTCGTAAATGCGGCAAACGAGGCGGCAATAGAGAAGTTTATCGCCCGTGAGATAGGTTTTATGGATATAGCAAAAACTGTTATAAGAGCATATGAGAAGTTTGACACAGCACCCAAAAGCGTTGATGATGTGTTTGGGCTTGATGAAGAAGTGAGAAGCTTTATAAGATAATTTTTGTACTCTTATGGTATAAATATTCTTAGTTTTATATTAGAGCATATATTTAAGTTCTGAAAAATTTATATATTTTATATATTCAAGTCTAAGGAAATTATACAAATGAAATTTAATGATTTAGATTTAAAAAACTGGAAAGAGTGTGACATAAACACAGACTCTCTTTGGCTTATAAATGAGCGTGATAAAAGTGGAAAACATAAAAATATCTATCACGGAAACTTCATTCCTCAGATTCCAAATCAACTTATAAGACGTTATACAAAAGAAAATGAGGTTGTTTTAGAACCCTTTATGGGAAGCGGAACTACACTTTTTGAGTGTGAAAAACTTAGTCGTAAATATATAGGTTTTGATATAAACCCAGTGATGTTTGAATATGTAAACAATGCAATGAGTGATGAAACATATAAGCATAATTTTTATATTAACCATTGTAATAGTTTAGATAATGAGCAAGTGGATGAGAAT is a window from the Sulfurimonas crateris genome containing:
- a CDS encoding ABC transporter substrate-binding protein, yielding MIKLFLLLSLALNIFASERIIALSPSVNEIIFALGEGDKIVGNTTHSLHPKEALNITKVGGYFEPSLEKIVALEPTLVIMQENNYKLGEKLKRLDIKSKIVRIDTLSNIRGSILEIGKTLEREDVAIKIVEEIDGELKKLKNITKDKRILIVMGHNTSLTSRIFVAGQNLYFDDIINESGNKNALQSQRKGQPVLNMENIISCNPDIVILLAHSMKEMGLSRDELINPWLELPINAGRTKSVYIIDKTYSGIPSDRLVYFLQDFREILNNYKSGN
- a CDS encoding TonB-dependent receptor plug domain-containing protein, which codes for MKKKILLSLLASTILVAQEIELEQITVTSATKTAQSIEDVTSNVNVITSKEIEEKHYTTVTEALNSISGINFTSNGGLGTTSAVYLRGLDSKRTLVLIDGIRYNDITGLNGAPFGDLMIGDIEQIEIIKGAQSGIWGADATAGVINIITKSAKTGLHGSINAEFGSFNTKKYGLLASYKEDRYYIKAGLQQVDTDGFTAQSPNGDNIDMYEDDGYKNTTSNIKLGFNFDENNKIDMSHTIIYSKTESDPFATPNGIEDSITEDSFSQVNFNHKNSFTELDVYAKLSIFNRDYPQGWTKKFDGEIQEYGIKSNTPYNDDDFVVFGLDYKTFEHKNDLQKKYNNKAVFLTNSNEFTLLGSKTVVSESIRFDDYDKFDDKTTGKLGVKHFCKSVEGLITSANIGSSYNVPTIYNLYDPTYGNENLTPENTMSYDLSVGYKEFKVTYFNSTTKDMIDFDLNTWKYFNATGETKIQGFEIEYNTKLGEDVSLTSNYTWLDAKNSDDEVLSRRPKNTINLALDYYGVKNLHIGINGEYIGERYSNDNESGTRTGKYTVVNLVTNYSLNKNISIYAKIENLFDKYYQVLDGYATAPLSAYAGIKAQF
- a CDS encoding sensor domain-containing protein, encoding MQNNHLRCRKNAFQISFIYFISALLWIVISDYAVGLVIENSDKIVLVEIYKGIFFVSATTIILYFLTYRFFRTMQSQYDANLEHIAKHKKAKESLIDSKSELSKYDTLLNTIVNSSPDAIYAKDLDGKYILFNEAAAKMVHADVQDVLGKSDEEIFDVEDAIKVKIADRATMRSAEISTTEHTLTMKDGSLKTVLATKGALVDEKNNIFGIFGISRDITNQKEHEHFLEESREKFYNLSHIDKVTKLPNRLHISEVLVEKCSQKVPFCLILLDLDEFKIVNDSYGHRFGDKLLYEISKVLVEVFDSSAFIARMGGDEFAIALNQSDKKEIEALMQKLHHKFDSPFTIDMIDIYITASSGISIYPDDVKSMEEMYQAADTAMYNAKRLGKNSFSFYSSKLKKEAVEYTQMVTSLKQAIKNSELELYFQPQNEAESGKIVGVEALLRWKHKDKMISPDVFIPLAERSGLIVEIGDFVLRSAFKTVKKWHEMGILWGRVAINMSARQLTHLNLINTLKNMLKESGCEASWIELEITESSVLENPELVISLLEELRGIGFYISMDDFGTGYSSLSYLKNLPINKLKIDRSFIMNIRDEPKNQIIVKTVIFLAKELGIHILAEGVETEEERSFLLLNKIDSIQGYYYAKPMPMKDMEKLLQE
- a CDS encoding NFACT family protein; the encoded protein is MKLSHLKQITQYLKKFSKISAIYRVSDTIIKVVFDRDDELYFEMQRSNSRIFKCASYARSKVYNAPFDVLLSKRFNRANIINVELYGGDKIVRFKTSVASAYKEEMTYLQFEFTGKYTNVIILDENETVLEALRHVDLFSSFREVRVGQKLLDVPQAPFEAKEYPIDDVEQFLYDEYAKEMDDRLSSLKKQKLSLLNKKLKKLEKLYEKLDDEELLKEEAGKLSHFGNLLLANMHNIKPYQRVIELDDYDGQKVKIELHKEFSSVARMADSLFTRSKKAKQRASHLHIERESLLSKIEHIKLFIHTVQEAKDVAKIQLLFPKNVQAKKVKTNEAIETFWIEGYKVSLGKSEKGNIELLQKARAKDIWLHMKERPSAHAIITTDKQNVPMSVIESAARLCVDFTMFQKDRYLVDYTPRREVTIQNGANVLYNKYKTIEVDTR
- a CDS encoding phosphatidate cytidylyltransferase; protein product: MSIFTASKDRVTTGLALVAGVLVIGFIDSFFLMWLFLGAVYLLAFKEAMNLFEINNSDLIYYAVGIWLLAAIYPYGDDLFVLAGVAYASAVAYNRELTWKNFLPFIYPTAGMLFILTMYMEYGVLSLLWLLVVVAMTDVGAYAVGKSIGKTPFSPTSPNKTMEGVVGGVVVATTAGMFVGLGVVDLGTSFIISFMVAVGSIFGDLFESSLKRSAGVKDSGNILPGHGGMLDRIDGYLFGAIVMLVLLRGLV
- the dxr gene encoding 1-deoxy-D-xylulose-5-phosphate reductoisomerase: MILLGSTGSIGVNTLEVAKKFSIEVEVLVAGNNISLLNTQIKEHNPKTVVIANRDDLHKVEHKNVFCGEEAILRAIEESSSELVVNALVGFLGLRPTLTALKCNKRVALANKESLVACGAFIDTSKIQPIDSEHFGLWYLMQERPVDKMIITASGGAFRDWEIERLKNATLADTQKHPNWSMGQKITIDSATMMNKMFELLEARWLFGEGRYDAIIETKSLIHALIDFKDGSTTAHFANANMQLPIAFALNTTMQENILPHVDLLKVGSLEFREITTDRYPLWQIKDELLKNPARGVVVNAANEAAIEKFIAREIGFMDIAKTVIRAYEKFDTAPKSVDDVFGLDEEVRSFIR
- a CDS encoding DNA methyltransferase translates to MKFNDLDLKNWKECDINTDSLWLINERDKSGKHKNIYHGNFIPQIPNQLIRRYTKENEVVLEPFMGSGTTLFECEKLSRKYIGFDINPVMFEYVNNAMSDETYKHNFYINHCNSLDNEQVDENIQNANEKLQTKGVQFVLMHQPYMDIVKFTEDENDMSKIDNINEFVKKFKIICENSLKHLDKNRYFAVVIGDVYKNGGKSYDL